One window of Klebsiella quasivariicola genomic DNA carries:
- a CDS encoding F0F1 ATP synthase subunit epsilon translates to MAMTYHLDVVSAEQQMFSGLVEKIQVTGSEGELGIYPGHAPLLTAIKPGMIRIVKQHGHEEFIYLSGGILEVQPGSVTVLADTAIRGQDLDEARALEAKRKAEEHIKSSHGDVDYAQASAELAKAIAKLRVIELTKKAM, encoded by the coding sequence ATGGCAATGACTTACCACCTGGACGTCGTCAGCGCAGAGCAACAAATGTTCTCTGGTCTGGTCGAAAAAATCCAGGTAACGGGTAGCGAAGGTGAACTGGGTATTTACCCGGGCCACGCACCGCTGCTCACCGCCATTAAGCCTGGTATGATTCGCATCGTTAAACAGCACGGTCATGAAGAGTTTATCTATCTGTCCGGCGGCATTCTTGAAGTGCAGCCTGGCAGCGTGACCGTTCTGGCGGATACCGCAATTCGCGGTCAGGACCTCGACGAAGCGCGAGCGCTGGAAGCGAAACGCAAAGCGGAAGAGCATATTAAGAGCTCTCACGGCGATGTGGATTACGCTCAGGCGTCTGCGGAACTGGCCAAAGCGATCGCTAAACTGCGCGTTATCGAGTTGACCAAAAAAGCGATGTAA
- the glmU gene encoding bifunctional UDP-N-acetylglucosamine diphosphorylase/glucosamine-1-phosphate N-acetyltransferase GlmU, whose product MSNSAMSVVILAAGKGTRMYSDLPKVLHTLAGKPMVQHVIDAANDLGASAVHLVYGHGGDLLRQTLHEDNLNWVLQAEQLGTGHAMQQAAPFFNDDEDILMLYGDVPLISVETLQRLRAAKPQGGIGLLTVKLDDPTGYGRITRENGQVTGIVEHKDASEAQRQIQEINTGILIAGGADLKRWLAKLTNNNAQGEYYITDIIAMAHQEGHEIVAVHPQRLSEVEGVNNRLQLARLERVYQAEQAEKLLLAGVMLRDPARFDLRGTLQHGRDVEIDTNVILEGNVVLGDRVKIGAGCVIKNSTIGDDCEISPYSVVEDAQLQAACTIGPFARLRPGAELLEGAHVGNFVEMKKARLGKGSKAGHLTYLGDAEIGDNVNIGAGTITCNYDGANKHKTIIGDDVFVGSDTQLVAPVTVGNGVTIAAGTTVTRNIADNELVLSRVPQVHKQGWQRPVKKK is encoded by the coding sequence ATGTCAAATAGTGCGATGAGCGTGGTTATCCTTGCCGCAGGCAAAGGGACCCGCATGTATTCCGATCTTCCTAAGGTGCTGCATACCCTGGCCGGGAAGCCAATGGTGCAGCATGTCATTGATGCTGCTAACGATTTAGGCGCCAGTGCGGTACATCTGGTGTATGGCCACGGTGGCGATTTGCTGCGTCAGACGCTGCATGAAGACAACCTGAACTGGGTGCTGCAGGCCGAGCAGCTCGGTACCGGGCACGCCATGCAGCAGGCGGCGCCGTTCTTCAATGATGATGAAGACATCCTGATGCTCTATGGTGACGTGCCGCTGATCTCCGTTGAGACGCTACAGCGCCTGCGCGCTGCGAAACCACAGGGTGGGATTGGTTTGCTAACGGTGAAGCTGGATGACCCAACGGGCTACGGCCGCATTACCCGTGAAAATGGCCAGGTGACGGGTATCGTTGAGCACAAAGATGCCAGCGAAGCGCAGCGCCAGATTCAGGAAATTAACACCGGCATCTTGATCGCCGGCGGAGCCGATCTGAAGCGCTGGCTGGCGAAGCTTACCAATAACAATGCCCAGGGCGAATACTACATCACCGATATCATTGCCATGGCACATCAGGAAGGCCATGAGATCGTTGCGGTGCATCCGCAGCGCCTGAGCGAGGTCGAAGGCGTCAACAATCGCCTGCAGCTTGCGCGTCTGGAGCGCGTCTACCAGGCTGAGCAGGCGGAAAAACTGCTGCTGGCGGGCGTAATGTTGCGCGATCCGGCGCGTTTCGATCTGCGCGGTACGCTGCAGCACGGGCGCGATGTGGAGATCGATACTAACGTTATTCTGGAAGGCAACGTGGTACTGGGCGACCGTGTGAAAATCGGCGCTGGCTGCGTGATCAAAAACAGCACCATCGGCGATGACTGCGAAATCAGTCCCTACAGCGTGGTGGAAGATGCCCAGCTGCAGGCTGCCTGTACCATCGGCCCATTTGCCCGTCTGCGTCCGGGTGCCGAACTGCTGGAAGGCGCTCACGTTGGCAACTTCGTGGAAATGAAAAAAGCGCGTCTCGGCAAAGGTTCCAAGGCGGGTCATCTGACCTACCTGGGCGATGCGGAGATCGGTGATAACGTCAATATCGGCGCGGGCACCATCACCTGCAACTACGATGGTGCGAACAAGCATAAAACGATTATTGGCGATGATGTTTTTGTCGGCTCAGATACCCAGCTGGTGGCCCCGGTCACTGTGGGCAATGGCGTCACTATCGCCGCCGGCACCACCGTTACCCGCAACATTGCCGATAACGAACTGGTATTAAGCCGCGTGCCGCAGGTCCATAAGCAGGGCTGGCAGCGTCCGGTGAAAAAGAAGTAA
- the glmS gene encoding glutamine--fructose-6-phosphate transaminase (isomerizing) codes for MCGIVGAVAQRDIAEILLEGLRRLEYRGYDSAGLAVVDSEGHMTRVRRLGKVQMLAQAVEEQPLHGGTGIAHTRWATHGEPSEGNAHPHVSEHIVVVHNGIIENHEPLRALLQSRGYVFVTETDTEVIAHLVHWELEQGGTLREAVLRTIPQLRGAYGTVIMDTRDPGTLLAARSGSPLVIGLGMGENFIASDQLALLPVTRRFIFLEEGDIAEVTRRSVVIFDKSGAQVKRQEIESNLQYDAGDKGIYRHYMQKEIFEQPNAIKNTLTGRISHGEVDLSELGPNANEMLAQVEHIQIVACGTSYNSGMVSRYWFEALAGVPCDVEIASEFRYRKSAVRRNSLMITLSQSGETADTLAALRLSKELGYLGSLAICNVAGSSLVRESDLALMTKAGTEIGVASTKAFTTQLTVLLMLVAKLARLKGQDASIEHDIVHGLQALPNRIEQMLSQDKRIEQLAERFSDKHHALFLGRGDQYPIAMEGALKLKEISYIHAEAYAAGELKHGPLALIDAEMPVIVVAPNNELLEKLKSNIEEVRARGGELYVFADGEAGFNGSDNMHIIEMPHVEETIAPIFYTVPLQLLAYHVALIKGTDVDQPRNLAKSVTVE; via the coding sequence ATGTGTGGAATTGTTGGCGCAGTCGCGCAGCGTGATATTGCTGAAATCCTTCTCGAAGGTTTACGTCGTCTGGAATACCGTGGCTATGACTCTGCCGGTCTGGCGGTGGTCGACAGCGAAGGTCATATGACCCGCGTGCGTCGCCTGGGTAAAGTCCAGATGCTGGCTCAGGCGGTAGAAGAGCAACCGTTACACGGTGGTACCGGGATCGCCCATACTCGCTGGGCGACGCACGGCGAACCGTCTGAGGGCAATGCGCATCCGCATGTTTCTGAACACATTGTAGTGGTTCATAACGGGATCATCGAAAACCACGAGCCGCTGCGCGCCCTGCTGCAGTCTCGCGGCTATGTCTTTGTCACCGAGACCGATACCGAAGTTATCGCCCATCTGGTGCACTGGGAGCTGGAACAAGGCGGTACCTTGCGAGAAGCTGTCCTGCGCACGATTCCGCAGCTGCGCGGCGCCTACGGTACGGTGATCATGGATACCCGTGACCCGGGAACCCTGCTGGCGGCCCGCTCCGGTAGCCCGCTGGTGATTGGCCTGGGCATGGGCGAAAACTTTATCGCCTCCGACCAGCTGGCATTGCTGCCGGTTACCCGCCGCTTCATCTTCCTGGAAGAAGGCGATATTGCCGAAGTGACTCGTCGTTCGGTGGTGATCTTTGATAAGTCCGGTGCACAAGTGAAGCGCCAGGAGATCGAATCCAATCTGCAGTATGACGCTGGCGATAAAGGTATCTACCGTCACTATATGCAGAAAGAGATTTTCGAGCAGCCGAATGCGATTAAGAACACCCTGACCGGGCGCATCAGCCATGGCGAAGTGGATCTCAGCGAGCTGGGGCCGAACGCCAATGAAATGCTGGCTCAGGTTGAACATATTCAGATAGTTGCCTGCGGGACCTCCTATAACTCCGGAATGGTCTCCCGCTACTGGTTTGAAGCGTTAGCCGGCGTACCGTGCGATGTGGAAATCGCCTCCGAGTTCCGCTATCGCAAGTCCGCGGTGCGTCGCAATAGCCTGATGATCACCCTCTCCCAGTCCGGTGAAACCGCCGATACCCTGGCGGCGCTGCGCCTCTCTAAAGAGCTTGGCTATCTTGGTTCACTGGCCATCTGCAACGTGGCGGGTTCGTCGCTGGTACGTGAGTCTGACCTGGCGCTGATGACCAAAGCCGGAACGGAAATCGGCGTGGCCTCGACCAAAGCCTTTACCACTCAGCTAACCGTGCTGTTGATGTTGGTGGCGAAACTGGCGCGACTGAAAGGTCAGGATGCGTCTATCGAGCATGATATCGTACACGGCCTGCAGGCCCTGCCGAACCGTATTGAGCAGATGCTCTCCCAGGACAAGCGTATTGAGCAGCTGGCAGAGCGTTTCTCAGATAAGCACCATGCTCTATTCCTCGGCCGTGGCGATCAGTACCCGATCGCCATGGAAGGGGCGCTGAAGCTGAAAGAGATCTCTTACATTCACGCGGAAGCCTATGCGGCAGGTGAGCTGAAACATGGCCCGCTGGCGCTGATTGATGCGGAAATGCCGGTGATCGTGGTGGCGCCGAACAACGAGCTGCTGGAAAAACTGAAATCCAACATCGAAGAGGTTCGTGCCCGCGGCGGTGAGCTGTATGTCTTTGCCGACGGTGAGGCTGGCTTCAACGGTAGCGACAATATGCACATCATTGAGATGCCGCATGTCGAAGAGACGATTGCCCCAATCTTCTATACGGTACCGCTGCAGCTGTTGGCTTATCACGTCGCGCTGATCAAAGGCACTGACGTTGACCAGCCGCGTAACCTGGCGAAATCGGTCACGGTTGAGTAA
- the pstS gene encoding phosphate ABC transporter substrate-binding protein PstS, whose protein sequence is MNVMRTTVATVVAATLSMSAFSAFAAASLTGAGATFPAPVYAKWADTYQKETGNKVNYQGIGSSGGVKQIIANTVDFGASDAPLADDKLTQEGLFQFPTVIGGVVLAVNLPGVKSGELVLDGKTLGDIYLGKIKKWDDEAIAKLNPGLKLPSQNIAVVRRADGSGTSFVFTSYLSKVNEEWKSKIGAGSTVNWPTGLGGKGNDGIAAFVQRLPGSIGYVEYAYAKQNNLAYTRLVSADGKPVSPTEDNFANAAKGVDWSKSFAQDLTNQKGENAWPITSTTFILVHKATNKPEQTAEVLKFFDWAYKNGGKEANALDYATLPESVVEQVRAAWKTNVKDSSGKALY, encoded by the coding sequence ATGAACGTTATGCGTACCACCGTCGCAACAGTTGTCGCCGCGACCTTATCGATGAGCGCTTTCTCTGCCTTCGCAGCAGCAAGCCTGACTGGCGCAGGCGCAACTTTCCCTGCGCCGGTGTATGCCAAATGGGCTGACACCTATCAGAAAGAAACGGGCAATAAAGTGAACTACCAGGGTATTGGTTCCTCTGGTGGCGTTAAGCAGATTATTGCCAACACCGTTGATTTCGGTGCTTCTGATGCTCCGCTGGCTGATGACAAACTGACCCAGGAAGGCCTGTTCCAGTTCCCGACCGTGATTGGCGGCGTGGTACTGGCGGTTAACCTGCCTGGCGTGAAATCCGGCGAACTGGTGCTGGATGGCAAAACCCTGGGCGATATCTACCTGGGTAAAATTAAAAAATGGGATGACGAAGCGATCGCTAAACTCAACCCGGGCCTGAAGCTGCCGTCGCAGAACATCGCTGTGGTCCGCCGCGCCGATGGTTCCGGTACCTCCTTCGTCTTCACCAGCTACCTGTCCAAAGTGAATGAAGAGTGGAAATCGAAAATCGGCGCCGGCTCTACCGTTAACTGGCCAACCGGTCTGGGCGGTAAAGGCAACGACGGTATCGCCGCCTTTGTTCAGCGTCTGCCGGGCTCGATTGGTTACGTCGAATACGCTTACGCCAAGCAAAACAACCTGGCCTACACCAGGCTGGTTTCTGCCGATGGCAAGCCGGTTAGCCCGACTGAAGACAACTTCGCTAACGCCGCAAAAGGCGTTGACTGGAGCAAATCTTTCGCTCAGGACCTGACCAACCAGAAAGGCGAAAATGCATGGCCGATCACCTCAACCACCTTCATCCTGGTACATAAGGCGACGAACAAGCCGGAACAGACCGCTGAAGTGCTGAAGTTCTTCGACTGGGCGTATAAAAACGGCGGGAAAGAAGCGAATGCGCTGGATTACGCGACACTTCCGGAAAGCGTGGTAGAGCAGGTTCGCGCGGCATGGAAAACCAACGTCAAAGACAGCAGCGGTAAAGCGCTGTACTAA
- the pstC gene encoding phosphate ABC transporter permease PstC, translating into MAATKPAFTPPGKKGDMIFSALVKLAALIVLLMLGGIIVSLIISSWPSIQKFGFAFLWTKEWDAPNEIFGALVPIYGTLVTSFIALLIAVPVSFGIALFLTELSPAWLKRPLGIAIELLAAIPSIVYGMWGLFIFAPLFATYFQEPVGNVLSTIPFVGALFAGPAFGIGILAAGVILAIMIIPYIAAVMRDVFEQTPVMMKESAYGIGCTTWEVIWRIVLPFTKNGVIGGVMLGLGRALGETMAVTFIIGNTYQLDSISLYMPGNSITSALANEFAEAETGLHVAALMELGLILFVITFIVLAASKFMIMRLAKNEGAR; encoded by the coding sequence ATGGCTGCAACCAAGCCTGCATTTACCCCTCCGGGGAAAAAGGGTGACATGATATTCAGTGCGCTGGTAAAACTGGCTGCGCTGATTGTGCTATTGATGCTGGGCGGCATCATCGTTTCCCTGATCATCTCTTCCTGGCCGAGCATTCAAAAGTTTGGCTTTGCCTTTTTGTGGACCAAAGAGTGGGATGCGCCTAACGAGATCTTCGGCGCGCTGGTCCCGATTTACGGAACCCTGGTCACCTCTTTTATCGCCCTGCTGATCGCCGTTCCGGTGAGTTTCGGCATTGCGCTGTTTTTGACCGAACTGTCCCCCGCCTGGCTCAAGCGCCCGCTGGGGATTGCGATTGAGCTGCTGGCGGCGATCCCGAGTATTGTGTACGGCATGTGGGGCCTGTTTATTTTCGCCCCATTGTTTGCGACTTACTTCCAGGAGCCGGTCGGCAACGTCCTGTCGACCATCCCGTTCGTCGGCGCGCTGTTTGCCGGCCCGGCTTTTGGTATCGGTATTCTCGCCGCTGGCGTCATTCTGGCCATCATGATCATCCCTTACATCGCCGCGGTCATGCGCGATGTTTTCGAGCAGACCCCGGTGATGATGAAAGAGTCGGCCTATGGCATCGGCTGCACCACCTGGGAGGTGATCTGGCGCATCGTTTTACCGTTCACTAAAAACGGGGTGATCGGCGGGGTGATGCTCGGTCTGGGCCGCGCGCTGGGTGAAACCATGGCGGTCACCTTTATCATCGGCAACACCTACCAGCTCGACAGCATCTCGTTGTATATGCCGGGGAACAGTATTACCTCCGCGCTGGCTAATGAGTTCGCCGAAGCGGAAACCGGCCTGCACGTGGCGGCGCTCATGGAACTGGGTCTGATCCTGTTCGTTATCACCTTTATCGTTCTGGCGGCGTCGAAGTTTATGATTATGCGCCTCGCGAAGAATGAGGGGGCACGCTAA
- the pstA gene encoding phosphate ABC transporter permease PstA: protein MATIELQTTAELAESRRKMQAKRRMKNRIALALSIATMAFGLFWLIWILMATITRGFDGMSLALFTEMTPPPNTAGGGLANALAGSGLLILWATVFGTPLGIMAGIYLAEYGRKSVLAEIIRFINDILLSAPSIVVGLFVYTIVVAQMQHFSGWAGVIALALLQVPIVIRTTENMLKLVPDSLREAAYALGTPKWKMISAITLKASVSGIMTGILLAIARIAGETAPLLFTALSNQFWSTDMMQPIANLPVTIFKFAMSPFAEWQQLAWAGVLIITLCVLLLNILARVIFAKKKHG, encoded by the coding sequence ATGGCGACCATTGAATTGCAAACCACCGCCGAGCTGGCGGAATCCCGCCGCAAGATGCAGGCCAAACGCCGCATGAAAAACCGTATCGCTCTGGCGCTCTCGATAGCCACTATGGCGTTTGGTTTGTTCTGGCTTATCTGGATCCTGATGGCGACGATAACCCGCGGTTTCGATGGCATGAGTCTGGCGCTGTTCACCGAAATGACGCCACCGCCGAATACGGCGGGCGGTGGCTTGGCCAACGCCCTCGCAGGCAGCGGCCTGCTGATCCTGTGGGCAACCGTCTTTGGTACGCCGCTGGGGATCATGGCAGGTATCTATCTGGCAGAGTACGGCCGTAAGTCGGTACTGGCGGAAATCATCCGTTTTATTAACGATATTCTGCTATCCGCGCCGTCTATCGTGGTCGGTCTGTTCGTCTACACCATCGTGGTGGCGCAGATGCAGCACTTCTCGGGCTGGGCGGGCGTTATCGCGCTGGCGCTGCTGCAGGTACCTATCGTGATTCGTACCACCGAAAACATGCTGAAGCTGGTGCCGGATAGCCTGCGTGAAGCGGCCTATGCGCTGGGGACGCCGAAGTGGAAAATGATCTCGGCGATCACCCTGAAAGCGTCCGTCTCGGGGATTATGACCGGGATCCTGCTGGCTATCGCCCGTATCGCCGGGGAAACGGCACCCCTGCTGTTCACCGCGCTGTCCAACCAGTTCTGGAGCACCGACATGATGCAGCCGATTGCCAACCTGCCGGTGACCATTTTCAAATTTGCCATGAGTCCGTTTGCGGAATGGCAGCAACTGGCATGGGCCGGGGTATTGATTATCACCCTGTGCGTCTTGCTGCTGAACATCCTGGCGCGCGTTATCTTCGCCAAGAAGAAACACGGTTAA
- the pstB gene encoding phosphate ABC transporter ATP-binding protein PstB, whose amino-acid sequence MSMVNTAPGKISVRNLNFYYGKFHALKNINLDITKNQVTAFIGPSGCGKSTLLRTFNKMFELYPEQRAEGEILLDGDNILTNTQDIALLRAKVGMVFQKPTPFPMSIYDNIAFGVRLFEKLSRADMDERVQWALTKAALWNETKDKLHQSGYSLSGGQQQRLCIARGIAIRPEVLLLDEPCSALDPISTGRIEELITELKQDYTVVIVTHNMQQAARCSDHTAFMYLGELIEFSNTDDLFTKPAKKQTEDYITGRYG is encoded by the coding sequence ATGAGTATGGTGAATACAGCTCCGGGTAAGATTTCAGTTCGTAACCTGAACTTCTACTACGGCAAATTCCATGCCCTGAAGAACATCAACCTGGATATCACTAAAAACCAGGTAACGGCGTTTATCGGTCCGTCAGGCTGTGGTAAATCCACCCTGCTGCGCACGTTCAACAAGATGTTTGAACTGTATCCGGAGCAGCGCGCGGAAGGTGAGATCCTGCTGGATGGCGATAACATTCTGACCAACACCCAGGATATCGCCCTGTTGCGCGCTAAGGTTGGCATGGTATTCCAGAAGCCGACGCCGTTCCCGATGTCTATTTACGACAATATCGCCTTCGGCGTGCGCCTGTTTGAAAAACTGTCCCGTGCCGATATGGATGAGCGCGTGCAGTGGGCGCTGACCAAAGCCGCACTATGGAACGAAACCAAAGATAAACTGCACCAGAGCGGGTATTCTCTCTCCGGTGGTCAGCAGCAGCGCCTGTGTATTGCCCGCGGTATCGCGATCCGCCCGGAAGTTTTGCTGCTTGATGAGCCGTGCTCCGCGCTGGACCCGATCTCCACCGGGCGTATCGAAGAGCTGATCACCGAGCTGAAGCAGGATTACACCGTCGTTATCGTAACTCATAACATGCAGCAGGCTGCGCGTTGTTCCGACCATACGGCATTTATGTATCTTGGCGAGCTGATTGAGTTCAGCAACACGGATGACCTGTTCACCAAGCCCGCGAAGAAACAAACTGAAGATTATATTACTGGCCGCTACGGTTGA
- the phoU gene encoding phosphate signaling complex protein PhoU, whose amino-acid sequence MDNLNLNKHISGQFNAELEYIRTQVMTMGGLVEQQLSDAITAMHNQDSDLAKRVIDGDKQVNMMEVAIDEACVRIIAKRQPTASDLRLVMAIIKTIAELERIGDVADKICRTALEKFSQQHQPLLVSLESLGRHTVQMLHDVLDAFARMDLDEAVRIYREDKKVDQEYEGIVRQLMTYMMEDSRTIPSVLTALFCARSIERIGDRCQNICEYIFYFVKGQDFRHVGGDELDKLLAGKDPKE is encoded by the coding sequence ATGGACAACCTAAATCTTAACAAACATATTTCCGGCCAGTTCAACGCTGAACTGGAGTATATCCGCACCCAGGTGATGACCATGGGGGGGCTGGTGGAGCAGCAGCTTTCTGATGCGATCACCGCCATGCATAACCAGGACAGCGATCTGGCGAAACGCGTGATTGACGGCGACAAACAGGTCAACATGATGGAAGTGGCGATCGATGAAGCGTGCGTGCGCATCATCGCCAAGCGCCAGCCGACCGCCAGCGACCTGCGCCTGGTGATGGCGATCATCAAGACTATCGCTGAGCTGGAACGCATTGGCGACGTGGCGGATAAAATCTGCCGCACCGCGCTGGAGAAGTTTTCCCAGCAGCACCAGCCGCTGCTGGTGAGCCTTGAATCGCTGGGCCGCCACACGGTGCAGATGCTGCATGACGTGCTGGATGCGTTTGCGCGTATGGATCTCGACGAAGCGGTACGTATCTACCGCGAAGATAAGAAAGTCGACCAGGAGTATGAAGGCATCGTGCGTCAGCTGATGACCTACATGATGGAAGACTCGCGCACTATCCCCAGCGTCCTGACGGCGCTGTTCTGCGCACGTTCTATCGAGCGTATCGGCGATCGCTGCCAGAATATCTGCGAATATATTTTCTACTTCGTTAAAGGTCAGGATTTCCGTCACGTTGGCGGCGATGAGCTGGATAAACTGCTTGCCGGTAAAGATCCGAAAGAGTAA
- a CDS encoding carbohydrate porin: MMRKNRIASAMILLAPLCYSTHLLASPLTVEQRLELLEKALKDTQKELKKYQDQEKKREQIWASWSPPEEGQKRKTGVAATGLKTAVKPDAVLVKNQQPATDGAPAYSAMTLKDFSKFVKDEIGFSYNGYFRSGWGTASHGSPKSWAIGSLGRLGNEYSGWFDLQLKQRVFQEGDKRVDAIVMLDGNVGQQYSTGWFGDNAGGENYIQFSDMYVNTKGFLPFAPEADFWVGKHGAPKIEIQMLDWKTQRTDAAAGVGLENWQVGAGKFDIALIREDVDDYDRSLSNKQQINTNTLDIRYKEIPLWDKASLMVSGRYVAANESSSEKYKEGNEGYYPWKDTWMAGTSLTQKWANGGFNEFSFLLANNSIASSFSRYAGSSPYTTFNGRYYGDHTNGTAVRLTSQGETYLRDDIIMANAIVYSFGNDVYSYETGAHSDFESIRTVLRPAYIWDKYNQTGVELGYFKQQNKDVTGKKYNESGYKTTLFHTFKVNTSMLTSRPEIRFYATYIKAKDIDLDKAANNTTSIFEDGKNDQFAVGAQAEIWW, translated from the coding sequence ATGATGAGAAAAAACAGGATCGCTTCGGCGATGATATTGCTGGCACCGCTTTGTTATTCAACCCACCTGCTGGCAAGCCCGTTGACGGTGGAACAACGGCTTGAACTGCTGGAAAAAGCGCTCAAAGATACGCAAAAGGAACTCAAAAAATATCAGGACCAGGAGAAAAAAAGAGAGCAGATCTGGGCCTCATGGTCTCCGCCAGAGGAAGGTCAGAAGCGTAAGACCGGGGTGGCGGCCACCGGGCTGAAAACGGCGGTTAAACCGGATGCGGTGCTGGTTAAAAATCAACAACCTGCCACCGACGGCGCGCCAGCCTATAGCGCGATGACGCTGAAAGATTTTAGCAAGTTCGTGAAAGATGAAATTGGCTTTAGCTATAACGGCTACTTTCGTTCGGGCTGGGGCACCGCTTCGCACGGATCGCCAAAATCATGGGCGATTGGCTCGCTTGGCCGTCTGGGCAACGAATATTCCGGCTGGTTCGATCTGCAGCTGAAGCAGCGGGTATTTCAGGAAGGCGATAAACGCGTCGATGCCATCGTGATGCTCGACGGGAACGTTGGCCAGCAGTACTCCACTGGCTGGTTTGGGGACAACGCCGGCGGCGAAAACTACATTCAGTTCTCGGATATGTACGTTAACACCAAAGGGTTCCTGCCGTTTGCGCCGGAAGCTGATTTCTGGGTCGGTAAACACGGCGCGCCAAAAATCGAAATTCAGATGCTGGACTGGAAAACGCAGAGAACCGATGCGGCGGCCGGCGTGGGGCTGGAAAACTGGCAGGTAGGCGCCGGGAAATTCGATATCGCGTTGATTCGCGAAGATGTCGATGATTACGACCGTTCTTTGAGCAATAAGCAGCAAATTAACACCAATACTCTGGATATCCGTTACAAAGAGATCCCGCTGTGGGATAAAGCCAGCCTGATGGTTAGCGGACGCTATGTTGCCGCCAATGAAAGTTCATCAGAGAAATATAAAGAGGGCAATGAAGGCTATTATCCATGGAAAGATACCTGGATGGCGGGTACCTCGTTAACGCAGAAATGGGCTAACGGCGGCTTTAACGAATTCTCTTTCTTACTGGCCAATAACTCTATTGCCAGCAGCTTCTCGCGCTATGCCGGATCCAGCCCTTATACCACCTTTAACGGCCGCTATTATGGCGACCATACCAATGGCACCGCTGTGCGCTTAACCTCGCAGGGGGAAACCTATTTACGCGATGACATTATTATGGCGAATGCCATCGTCTACTCCTTTGGCAACGACGTCTATAGCTACGAGACCGGAGCCCACTCCGATTTTGAATCCATTCGCACGGTCCTGCGACCGGCTTATATCTGGGATAAATACAACCAGACCGGCGTCGAGCTGGGATACTTCAAACAGCAAAACAAAGATGTTACCGGCAAGAAATATAACGAGTCCGGCTACAAGACCACGCTGTTCCATACCTTCAAAGTCAATACCAGTATGCTGACCTCGCGCCCGGAAATTCGCTTCTATGCCACCTATATTAAAGCGAAGGATATCGACCTGGATAAGGCCGCGAATAATACCACCAGCATTTTTGAAGACGGTAAAAACGATCAGTTTGCCGTGGGGGCGCAGGCGGAAATCTGGTGGTAA